Genomic window (Brevibacterium paucivorans):
CGGCAGTTCAACAGCGTCCTGGATCTCTTCGATCTGGTGGTCCAATCCTCCAATGTCGCTGTATGAAATATCCGGAACGGTTTCCAGTAGCAACTGGTTCGACTCGGGCTTCTCAATCTGTTCGAACGCGAATTGCGTTTTTGAGTCCACCAGCAGGTGGTCCCCGGGACGGATCGTGATCTCGCGCAGCGGGGTGGCCAGCGTGTAGATCTGTTCTTCGTCGTTCACCCCGCCCACCAGGACACGGTCGCCCAGAACTTCGCGTACGGCGACAACGGTTCCGGCGGCGTGGAAATCCAGCGCTTTGAGAACCACGAGCCCTTCAGACAGCAACACGGTCCGCCCGGGTTGCAGATCATCGGCAACCACCTCGGGCGCTACCGCCACCCGCATTTTGCGGCCGGCATAGTGAACGTCACACCGAAGGTTCTCACCGGGGACGGCCTGAACCACCGTGGCGTATGAATTGGGCGGTTCGGTGAGAGCGTTCGCTTCTGCGCGGATACGTTCAAGCTCGTCACGCGCTTGGCGCAGGGTCTTCGTCAGGGCTTCATTTCGTTGCGCAGCGTTGAACAGTTGCTGGCGCAGCCCCGCAAGCTCCTTGCGTACCTTGGGCAATTCAGCTTCTGTCATGATTCCTCCTGACCAATAATCCCGGCTCGCTTTCCCGCTTCTCGTGCGGCTCTGCGGAGCTTCTTACCAGTAGTGTTAGGGATTCCCAGCGCCTCGTCGGTCACTTCGCCAGACTGCCACGCGTCAATGTCTTCTTGGGACGGCTGTTGTCCCTGCGGGCGCTTCTTCTTTTCAAGCGGCGTAGTGCCAGGTGCCAGACGGCGCGCAAATACCAGGAATCCCGTGTGCCCGATCATGCGGTGCTCAGGGCGAACGGCCAGCCCTTCTACGTGCCAATCACGCACTGTGCTCTCGAGCGCTCGCGGTTCGGTGTAGAGGCCGCTTTCTTTCAGAGCCTCCACCGTGCGCGACACCTGTGGCACCGTGGCCACGTAACACACGACTACACCTCCAGGGCGCAAAGCGTGCGAAACCGCGTCGATACACTCCCACGGTGCGAGCATGTCCAAGACAATCCGGTCGACTTCTCCGGCTTGGTAAGCATTGGGCAATTCGTGGGCGAGGTCGCCAATGCTGAGTTTCCATGCTGGGTGGGAACCGGCGAAAAAGTCTTCGATATTTCCCTGGGCGATTTGAGCGAACTCTTCGCGACGTTCAAAACTGTGAACCACGCCGGAGTCTCCCACGGCGCGCAAAAGAGCCAACGTGAGGGCACCAGAGCCCACTCCGGCTTCAACCACAGTGGCACCTGGGAAGATGTCACCAAGGGTGACAATGAGTGCTGCGTCTTTAGGGTAGATTACCGCTGCACCGCGAGGCATCGACAGCACAAAGTCCTCATACACAGGGCGGACTACCTGGTAGTCGACGCCTGCCGTGTTGGCGATGACCGTACCTTCTGGCTGGCCAATCAGGTCGTCGTGAAAAAGTTG
Coding sequences:
- a CDS encoding class I SAM-dependent methyltransferase, with product MTSEQATGAQDRRGNLRAGDKVQLTDPKGRLHTIMLQPGHVFHTHKGQLFHDDLIGQPEGTVIANTAGVDYQVVRPVYEDFVLSMPRGAAVIYPKDAALIVTLGDIFPGATVVEAGVGSGALTLALLRAVGDSGVVHSFERREEFAQIAQGNIEDFFAGSHPAWKLSIGDLAHELPNAYQAGEVDRIVLDMLAPWECIDAVSHALRPGGVVVCYVATVPQVSRTVEALKESGLYTEPRALESTVRDWHVEGLAVRPEHRMIGHTGFLVFARRLAPGTTPLEKKKRPQGQQPSQEDIDAWQSGEVTDEALGIPNTTGKKLRRAAREAGKRAGIIGQEES